The Brachyhypopomus gauderio isolate BG-103 chromosome 17, BGAUD_0.2, whole genome shotgun sequence genome includes a window with the following:
- the fancm gene encoding Fanconi anemia group M protein isoform X2, whose product MSCANQRTLFQTWGTSAPKAPVPDKDVRKKASCRRKDCPNKNEKKNENATSRGCLWGEIGQGTAANQTKDEQEMDDDLMLVAVYEAEKSLENCDTDPKELRVPTHTYSDLPGYDSSSGRVWIYPTNFPIRDYQLKISEACLFQNTLVCLPTGLGKTFIASVVMYNFYRWYPSGKIVFMAPTKPLVAQQIEACYKVMGIPQHHMAELTGGTAAPQRGELWGAKRVFFLTPQVMVNDLSRNTCPASQVKCVVIDEAHKASGNHAYCQVVRQLWNHTKQFRVLALSATPGGDMKAVQQVITNLLISHIELRSEESPDIQAHSHQRSLEKIVVPLGEALMGYQTRYLQVLEKFTSRLTQMRVLYHRDLASLTKYQLIMARDQFRNNPPPHVTRAQHGVLQGDFALCISLYHGLELLQQMGLRSHFLFMQNIMMGAKEYSRARSELQRTPVFMDLYREMEAMFQTSTKGPEDQFFYSHPKLQKLDEVVLHHFRTWSENSGCALDSGDASRGESTRVMIFSSFRESVQEIAEMLNRHQPLIKVMTFLGQASGGKNLRGFSQKEQLEVVRKFRVGGFNTLVSTCVGEEGLDIGEVDLIVCFDAQKSPIRLVQRMGRTGRRRQGRIVVILAEGREERTYNQSQSNRRSVNKCIAGKKHNFIMYPHSPRMLPADVTPTVHKMHITCGQFEPKDYSRRSVKGRRSLPTGRVPLLHPLGQAGGVEECLKDDGFLSPAEQAVWASTMKLREWEPQPTLRTTSFLSLGADPQPQDASAQSLVRPLSLWEWRHWQNQPLPTHRVEHSARCLHFTAIMELIDRMKQEEEGTCRYESELMAYLNEGDVISCKEDGRMENPTSGKAHRQKRPKITPAAQDNVLPISAAKLNKIDAALQEERSRSAGDSSSCTVIKDVLPPETDHYITKGQDDLGVFQDNFDDPVANMNVDEGTLTGICEYSEVKPSVQEEQIHSSLGHPQDPCNSQSDGSADELFYLPKWDVLKCPKLHPLKQSTSLKLVLSSVKCFLSRSPPSSSDLNCSLTSNEPNQSVEICSGPKEGIDQFQVNFCLEVDENPVNGDSVDANVSGEHSESPDTPETLQPAVGPGNAPSPAPASSDRSPSWEEVFEDDLDNTEADKEPALPSGPKKQLELTSLDASVDLFGDDEAFLQISLPDIATPNKGTITPMSRQDIEQEGQIIRHVGQIASSSFNAGESHKSNKTPCPLLLEQKRVSEHKSEAFDYSQDIFSVNFDLGFSFESDEENAECVPVPSTVAKREQTFTSPTLAKPSEHSNIIPLGHVSTPRVCPVNTTKLPSLMDKTYLSPIVTEGQNMVTRPNTFTPSSVLFSPNCTSIDRPSKSWSFQAQSRGIVNRSFRRSLLQTEKTTHQDSVSQPLNSDSEEEIVIKKRCNQEKVNPLASPEHSKIFSDVDSPVQVPRRRVARLNVSESDGGAVSDDDFQKVSFCQPKVPQPCKHTHLMKKSKKAEHREGRQFLDEEAVLSDGDSFSSDECEGEELNQSLEGFVVDNTHVSQGLNDSEMREFYLKSVKSPAISNKFRMVYKPIHNMDIFSQVPEQDETYAEDSFVVEGSGDEDGEDAAAAEEEEEEVGAEILPEDSYVDGRRQYPTRRRARLRQSRDAGETRGVRVKRSRIIPVRDSSDEEEESKRLHAEAGPVSERPAARVSQHRMPECGPSRLCTEVHATERPGREEEERTQQMMKKRAQLSDELDFQLPLPSCLAEAHVAGGGGAGGAAVAERPPARLGVLMDSRCLSSSVEVVSALRLKHGLAVQVCSLASCDLVVSRRMAVEWQNASELASPQSRRRLQERLQSLQGLFDRVCLLVEKDRTKPGEPLRSFHRSRYYDSTVAALVRAGIRLLFSSGPDDTAALLAQLAQVEQRKGWAIGVPMDVKGHQQQALQFYLTLPCVSYVSALYMCHSFSSVSQLVNSSLEGLQRGIQVSRSRAEEIYRCLRYPCDTALLKTSTSKSSL is encoded by the exons ATGAGTTGTGCCAATCAAAGGACCTTGTTTCAAACATGGGGCACAAGTGCTCCCAAGGCACCCGTTCCTGATAAAGACGTGAGGAAAAAGGCGTCATGTAGACGTAAGGATTGTCCAAACAAGAATGAGAAGAAGAATGAGAATGCAACATCTCGTGGCTGTCTTTGGGGTGAGATTGGCCAAGGAACTGCTGCTAACCAGACGAAAGACGAGCAGGAGATGGACGATGACCTGATGCTGGTAGCTGTATATGAGGCTGAAAAGTCTCTGGAAAACTGTGACACTGATCCCAAAGAATTAAGGGTTCCTACCCACACCTACTCTGATCTTCCTGGCTATGACAGTTCCTCAGGAAGAGTCTGGATCTATCCTACAAACTTCCCCATCAGGGACTATCAGCTGAAGATATCTGAAGCATGTTTGTTTCAAAACACTCTAGTCTGCCTGCCCACCGGCCTTGGGAAGACCTTCATCGCTTCTGTTGTGATGTATAACTTCTACCGTTGGTATCCTTCAGGAAAAATAGTCTTCATGGCCCCCACTAAACCGCTTGTAGCCCAGCAGATTGAAGCATGTTACAAAGTGATGGGGATACCACAGCACCACATGGCGGAGTTGACAG GCGGCACAGCAGCGCCACAGCGGGGGGAGCTGTGGGGGGCCAAGCGTGTGTTCTTTCTTACCCCACAGGTGATGGTGAATGACCTTTCCCGGAACACGTGTCCTGCTTCTCAGGTGAAGTGTGTGGTTATTGATGAGGCGCATAAGGCATCTGGGAACCATGCGTATTGTCAG GTGGTCCGGCAATTATGGAACCACACAAAACAATTCCGTGTCCTGGCTCTCAGCGCTACACCGGGTGGAGACATGAAG GCTGTGCAGCAAGTCATCACCAATCTGCTGATCTCACACATAGAGCTGCGCTCGGAGGAGAGCCCAGACATTCAAGCCCATTCTCACCAACGCAGCTTGGAGAAGATTGTTGTCCCATTGGGAGAAGCACTCATGGGATACCAGACTCGTTACCTTCAG GTTCTGGAGAAATTCACATCCCGTCTAACCCAGATGAGGGTCCTGTACCATCGCGACCTGGCCTCCCTCACCAAGTACCAGCTCATTATGGCCCGAGACCAGTTCCGAAACAACCCGCCCCCTCACGTGACG AGGGCCCAGCATGGAGTCCTGCAGGGGGATTTCGCTCTGTGTATTAGCCTGTACCACGGCCTTGAGCTACTACAGCAGATGGGTCTTAGGTCCCACTTTCTCTTCATGCAAAACATCATGATGGGTGCCAAAG AGTACTCTCGTGCCAGAAGTGAGCTTCAGCGAACCCCTGTTTTCATGGACCTCTACAGGGAGATGGAAGCCATGTTTCAAACGTCTACTAAAG GGCCTGAGGATCAATTTTTTTACAGCCACCCCAAACTTCAGAAGTTGGATGAAGTGGTGCTTCATCACTTTAGAACATGGTCTGAGAACTCAG GTTGTGCTCTGGACTCGGGGGATGCATCAAGGGGAGAAAGCACACGTGTGATGATCTTCTCTTCGTTCCGCGAGAGCGTTCAGGAGATCGCGGAGATGCTAAACCGTCACCAGCCCCTCATCAAGGTCATGACATTCCTGGGGCAGGCGTCCGGGGGCAAAAACCTCCGTGGCTTCTCTCAGAAGGAGCAGCTCGAG GTGGTGAGGAAGTTCCGGGTCGGGGGCTTTAACACACTTGTGTCCACCTGCGTGGGCGAGGAAGGACTGGACATCGGTGAGGTGGACCTCATCGTCTGCTTCGACGCTCAGAAGAGTCCCATCCGCCTGGTGCAGCGTATGGGCCGGACGGGTCGGCGGCGACAGGGCCGGATCGTGGTCATCCTGGCtgaaggaagagaggagagg ACCTATAACCAGAGCCAGAGTAACCGGCGCAGCGTGAATAAATGCATCGCGGGGAAGAAACACAACTTCATCATGTACCCCCACAGCCCACGCATGCTGCCCGCCGACGTCACCCCCACCGTGCACAAGATGCACATCACCTGTGGCCAGTTTGAGCCCAAAGACTACAGCAGGCGCTCCGTCAAGGGTCGCAGGTCACTGCCCACGGGCCGAGtgcccctgctccacccactcGGCCAGG CgggtggtgtggaggagtgttTGAAGGACGATGGCTTCCTCAGCCCTGCCGAGCAGGCCGTGTGGGCCTCCACCATGAAGCTGCGTGAGTGGGAGCCCCAGCCCACGCTCCGGACGACGTCTTTCCTGTCGCTGGGCGCAGACCCCCAGCCGCAG GATGCCAGTGCGCAGAGCTTAGTGAGGCCGCTGTCCCTGTGGGAGTGGAGGCACTGGCAGAATCagcctctccccacacacagggtGGAGCACTCCGCCCGCTGCCTCCACTTCACCGCCATCATGGAGCTCATAGACCGGAtgaaacaggaggaggag GGCACCTGCAGATACGAGTCTGAGCTAATGGCTTATCTGAATGAGGGGGATGTGATTAGCTGTAAGGAGGATGGCAGAATGGAAAACCCAACAAGTGGAAAAGCTCATCGACAGAAACGACCTAAAATCACACCTGCTGCTCAAGATAACGTCCTCCCAATCTCAGCAGCGAAGCTAAATAAGATAGATGCAGCACTTCAAGAGGAGCGTTCACGCAGTGCCGGCGACAGTTCATCATGTACTGTAATTAAAGACGTCCTTCCCCCCGAGACTGATCATTATATCACTAAAGGCCAAGACGATCTCGGTGTGTTTCAGGACAACTTCGATGACCCTGTGGCCAATATGAATGTTGATGAGGGAACATTAACTGGTATATGTGAGTATTCAGAGGTGAAACCATCAGTACAAGAAGAGCAGATACATAGTTCTCTTGGACATCCGCAGGATCCTTGTAATAGCCAGTCAGACGGTTCTGCTGATGAATTGTTTTATCTTCCTAAATGGGATGTTCTAAAATGCCCTAAACTGCACCCTCTCAAGCAATCTACAAGCCTAAAACTTGTTCTGTCCAGTGTCAAGTGCTTCCTGTCCCGATCTCCACCAAGCTCTTCTGACCTAAATTGCTCATTAACCAGCAATGAACCAAATCAATCAGTGGAAATCTGCAGTGGTCCAAAAGAAGGGATTGATCAATTCCAGGTCAATTTCTGTCTTGAAGTTGATGAAAATCCAGTTAATGGCGACTCTGTGGATGCTAACGTGTCAGGAGAACATTCTGAATCACCTGACACTCCAGAAACTCTTCAGCCTGCTGTAGGGCCTGGTAACGCACCTTCTCCTGCTCCAGCCAGTTCTGACAGGAGCCCAAGCTGGGAGGAGGTTTTTGAGGATGATCTGGATAACACGGAGGCAGATAAAGAGCCTGCTCTACCATCTGGGCCCAAAAAGCAGCTGGAGCTCACGAGCTTAGATGCGAGTGTCGACCTGTTTGGGGATGATGAGGCATTCCTTCAAATATCTTTACCAGATATAGCAACTCCAAACAAAGGCACTATAACCCCTATGAGCAGACAGGATATTGAACAGGAGGGTCAGATTATACGTCATGTAGGGCAAATAGCTTCAAGTAGTTTTAATGCTGGAGAATCTCACAAGAGTAACAAGACTCCTTGCCCTCTACTACTGGAACAAAAACGGGTATCGGAGCACAAATCTGAGGCTTTTGATTACTCTCAGGACATTTTTTCTGTGAACTTTGACCTTGGATTTTCATTTGAGTCTGATGAAGAGAATGCAGAGTGTGTTCCTGTCCCCTCCACGGTGGCTAAGAGGGAGCAGACGTTCACGTCACCAACTCTGGCCAAACCCAGTGAACATTCCAACATCATCCCTCTTGGACATGTTTCAACTCCTAGGGTGTGTCCAGTGAACACAACAAAACTACCATCCCTCATGGACAAAACCTACCTTTCACCCATAGTCACTGAGGGACAGAATATGGTAACAAGGCCAAACACATTCACCCCAAGCTCTGTACTTTTCTCTCCAAACTGCACAAGTATAGATAGACCCTCTAAATCCTGGAGCTTCCAAGCACAGTCGCGTGGAATAGTGAACAGATCTTTTCGGAGGTCTCTGCTTCAGACAGAGAAGACTACTCATCAGGACTCTGTTTCAC AACCTCTGAACAGTGACAGTGAAGAGGAAATAGTTATCAAGAAACGATGCAATCAAGAAAAGGTCAATCCTCTGGCCTCTCCAGAG CACTCAAAAATCTTCAGTGATGTGGACTCTCCTGTCCAAGTGCCTAGAAGACGGGTCGCTCGATTGAACGTG TCAGAAAGTGATGGGGGAGCTGTGTCAGATGATGACTTTCAGAAGGTCTCCTTTTGTCAGCCAAAAGTGCCTCAGCcttgtaaacacacacatctcatgaAGAAATCTAAG AAGGCGGAGCACAGAGAAGGGAGGCAGTTCCTGGACGAGGAGGCAGTGCTCTCTGATGGAGACTCTTTTTCATCAGATGAATGTGAAGGAGAAGAACTGAACCAGTCGTTGGAAGGCTTTGTAGTAGACAACACTCACGTCTCTCAAGGCCTTAATG ATTCTGAAATGCGAGAGTTTTATCTGAAGTCTGTGAAGAGCCCTGCCATCTCTAACAAATTTCGAATGGTGTATAAGCCTATACACAACATGGACATCTTCTCACAG GTCCCTGAGCAGGACGAGACGTATGCAGAGGACAGCTTCGTGGTCGAGGGCAGTGGGGATGAGGATGGTGAGGATGCTGCTGCTgctgaagaggaggaagaggaggttggAGCAGAAATTCTCCCAGAAGACTCCTACGTAGATGGGAGAAGACAGTACCCCACGCGCCGAAGGGCTCGTCTCCGACAGAGCAGGGACGCGGGCGAGACGAGGGGCGTGAGGGTCAAGCGCTCCCGAATCATCCCGGTGCGGGACTCCAGCGACGAAGAGGAGGAGTCAAAGAGGCTCCACGCCGAGGCAGGGCCTGTTTCAGAGAGACCAGCTGCGAGAGTTTCCCAGCACCGAATGCCTGAATGTGGACCGTCGCGACTGTGTACGGAGGTTCATGCCACGGAGCGGCCTggcagggaggaagaggagcggacGCAGCAGATGATGAAGAAGCGTGCACAACTGTCTGACGAGCTGGACTTCCAGCTGCCCCTGCCCTCTTGTTTAGCTGAAGCACAC GTGGCGGGAGGCGGAGGGGCAGGCGGGGCAGCGGTGGCCGAGCGGCCCCCGGCCCGCCTGGGCGTCCTCATGGACAGCCGTTGTCTCAGCAGTAGCGTGGAGGTGGTGTCCGCCCTGCGCCTGAAGCACGGGCTGGCCGTGCAGGTGTGCTCACTGGCCTCCTGCGATCTGGTGGTGAGCAGACGCATGGCGGTGGAGTGGCAGAACGCGTCGGAGCTGGCCAGTCCCCAGAGTCGCAGGCGGCTGCAGGAGCGGCTGCAGAGCCTGCAGGGCCTGTTCGACCGCGTGTGCCTGCTTGTGGAGAAAGATCGCACCAAACCAG GGGAGCCACTGCGGAGCTTCCACCGTAGTCGTTACTATGACAGCACTGTAGCGGCGCTGGTCAGAGCCGGTATCCGGTTGCTGTTCAGCAGCGGTCCGGACGACACGGCTGC